Proteins encoded together in one Musa acuminata AAA Group cultivar baxijiao chromosome BXJ3-6, Cavendish_Baxijiao_AAA, whole genome shotgun sequence window:
- the LOC135641777 gene encoding 12-oxophytodienoate reductase 1-like translates to MAAATDPLLTPHKMGKFHLSHRIVLAPLTRSRSYGNVPQPHAVLYYSQRTTTGGLLISEAACVSDTGRGYPHTPGIWTKEHVEAWKPIVDAVHAKGGIFFCQLWHTGRVSNTGYQPNGQDPISCTDKPVTSGLLLEDEPDEKFTVPRRLRTDEIPRVVDDFRNAARNAIEAGFDGVEIHGAHGYLIDQFLKDSVNDRTDEYGGSLEKRCRFALEVVEAVVDEIGAERVGLRLSPFADYHGCWDSDPEVSGLYLVHQINKHGLLYLHMVEPRMSIVEGRRQIPHRLLPMRRAFEGTFIAAGGYDREEGNKVVAEGYTDLVAYGRLFISNPDLPRRFELDAPLNGYNRLTFYTSDPVDGYTDYPFLEPSA, encoded by the exons AATTGTGTTGGCACCATTAACAAGATCAAGATCCTATGGCAATGTCCCCCAACCACATGCTGTCTTATACTACTCCCAGAGAACCACGACTGGTGGCCTTCTGATCAGTGAAGCCGCTTGCGTCTCAGACACTGGTCGAGG GTACCCCCACACGCCTGGCATATGGACGAAGGAGCATGTGGAGGCATGGAAGCCGATCGTGGATGCCGTGCATGCCAAGGGCGGGATCTTCTTCTGCCAGCTCTGGCACACTGGCAGGGTCTCCAACACTG GGTATCAGCCTAATGGACAAGATCCCATCTCCTGCACCGACAAGCCGGTGACCTCCGGCTTGCTGCTTGAAGATGAACCCGACGAGAAGTTCACTGTTCCCAGGCGATTACGAACGGATGAGATCCCTCGCGTTGTGGATGATTTCAGAAACGCTGCAAGGAATGCCATCGAAGCTG GTTTCGACGGAGTGGAGATCCACGGAGCGCATGGGTACCTCATCGACCAGTTCCTGAAAGATAGCGTCAACGACCGGACGGACGAGTACGGTGGGAGCTTGGAGAAGCGCTGCCGGTTTGCTTTGGAGGTGGTGGAGGCCGTCGTCGACGAGATCGGAGCTGAGCGAGTGGGGTTACGCCTGTCGCCCTTTGCAGACTACCACGGTTGTTGGGACTCCGACCCTGAGGTTTCGGGGCTCTACCTCGTCCACCAGATCAACAAGCATGGCCTTCTCTACTTGCATATGGTGGAGCCGAGGATGTCCATTGTGGAAGGCAGGCGCCAAATCCCCCACCGGCTTCTGCCGATGAGGAGAGCTTTCGAGGGAACCTTCATCGCTGCCGGCGGATACGACCGTGAGGAAGGCAACAAAGTGGTGGCGGAGGGCTACACGGATCTGGTGGCTTATGGTCGCCTCTTCATCTCCAACCCCGACTTGCCGAGGAGGTTCGAGCTCGACGCGCCTCTGAACGGGTATAACAGGCTCACCTTCTATACTTCTGATCCAGTGGACGGGTACACAGATTACCCATTTCTCGAGCCTTCGGCCTGA
- the LOC135641779 gene encoding ras-related protein RIC1-like, which translates to MLPPWEECETPERTREKLDAILPLRLPILLSELQFIVDRRTSVGFYPQSIDMNNEYDYLFKLLLIGDSSVGKSCLLIRFADDSYVDSYISTIGVDFKIRTVELDGKTIKLQIWDTAGQERFRTITSSYYRGAHGIIIVYDITEMESFNNIKQWLSEIDRYASDSVCKLLVGNKCDLVEDRVVETEKAKAFADSLGIPFIETSAKDSINVEKAFLTMCAEIKKRMGNQHTADTKPTTVQMKGQPIEQKSSCCS; encoded by the exons ATGCTTCCTCCTTGGGAGGAGTGCGAGACGCCGGAAAGAACCCGAGAAAAGCTAGACGCCATTTTACCTTTGCGCCTTCCCATCCTGCTATCTGAGCTCCAATTCATCGTCGATCGCAGAACAAGTGTTGGCTTCTATCCCCAATCCATCGATATGAACAACGAATA CGATTACCTCTTCAAGCTCCTCTTGATCGGGGATTCCTCGGTCGGGAAGTCATGTCTTCTCATCAGATTCGCG GATGATTCGTACGTTGATAGCTACATCAGCACCATTGGTGTTGATTTC AAAATTCGTACTGTGGAACTGGATGGAAAGACAATTAAGCTGCAAATT TGGGATACAGCAGGACAGGAACGGTTCAGGACCATAACCAGCAGTTATTACCGTGGAGCACATGGGATCATT ATTGTTTATGACATTACAGAGATGGAAAGTTTCAACAATATCAAGCAGTGGCTAAGTGAGATTGACAGATATGCTAGTGACAGTGTGTGCAAGCTTCTTGTTGGAAACAAATGTGATTTGGTTGAGGACAGAGTTGTGGAAACTGAAAAGGCAAAG GCATTTGCTGATTCACTTGGTATTCCTTTCATTGAGACGAGTGCAAAGGATTCAATCAACGTGGAGAAAGCTTTCTTAACCATGTGCGCTGAAATTAAGAAAAG AATGGGAAACCAACACACTGCAGATACCAAACCTACCACTGTTCAGATGAAGGGTCAACCCATTGAGCAGAAGAGCAGCTGTTGCAGTTAA
- the LOC135641778 gene encoding glucuronoxylan 4-O-methyltransferase 1-like — protein MLIIACIHKDRFVVMYTFGINQSVPSVFGLHQSPPRHCSLPHLERSVESCSNSLLPLSSDPSRTYVMRVKLRLLLVLILVLLLLYVLISWTSFSPVPAITSLTSLSDSCTKIPPSLATAIVHYATSNTTPQQTLEEISVTARVLRKKSPCNFLVFGLGHDSPMWSALNHGGRTVFLEEDGSWIRTVRGRFPALEAYHMTYRTKVSQAEGLLASGLNSTDCAVWNSKCPLALTELPAVFYEVEWDLIMVDAPTGYQADAPGRMGAIYTAGMAARGRSAGETDVFVHDVDRVVEDKFSTAFLCEGYLREQVGRLRHFTIPSRRTTPAIAFCP, from the coding sequence ATGCTCATAATCGCATGCATCCACAAAGATCGATTTGTTGTCATGTATACCTTTGGAATCAATCAATCGGTGCCATCGGTGTTCGGTCTCCATCAATCCCCCCCCCGTCACTGCTCATTGCCGCATCTTGAACGATCAGTAGAATCATGCAgcaattctcttcttcctctctcctctGATCCTTCACGCACGTACGTCATGAGGGTCAAGTTACGTCTCCTCCTCGTGCtcatcctcgtcctcctcctcctctacgtACTGATCTCATGGACCTCGTTTTCCCCTGTTCCTGCAATCACATCGCTGACCTCGCTGTCAGATTCGTGCACCAAGATCCCACCCTCTCTAGCGACCGCTATCGTGCACTACGCCACCTCCAACACCACCCCGCAGCAGACCCTCGAGGAGATCTCCGTCACCGCCAGAGTGCTACGGAAGAAGTCGCCGTGCAATTTCCTGGTCTTCGGCCTCGGCCACGACAGCCCCATGTGGAGCGCGCTCAACCACGGCGGCCGCACCGTCTTCCTCGAGGAGGACGGCTCGTGGATCCGGACCGTCCGGGGGCGGTTCCCGGCGCTGGAGGCGTACCACATGACGTACCGCACCAAGGTGAGCCAAGCGGAGGGTCTCTTGGCATCGGGGCTGAATTCGACGGACTGCGCGGTCTGGAACTCCAAGTGCCCGCTGGCACTGACGGAGCTGCCGGCCGTGTTCTACGAGGTGGAGTGGGACTTGATCATGGTGGACGCGCCGACCGGTTACCAAGCGGACGCTCCGGGGCGGATGGGGGCGATATACACGGCAGGGATGGCGGCGAGGGGGAGGAGTGCGGGGGAGACCGACGTGTTCGTGCACGATGTGGATAGGGTTGTGGAGGACAAGTTCTCCACGGCCTTCCTCTGTGAAGGATACCTGCGGGAGCAGGTGGGGAGGCTGAGGCACTTCACCATTCCCAGCCGTCGGACTACTCCGGCCATCGCATTCTGTCCCTGA
- the LOC135641774 gene encoding probable serine/threonine-protein kinase At1g54610 isoform X2, which yields MGCICSKDIDLEEGAAIHRSKSLSRLATLTKKDEVVAAIIDVAINGSHCGTSRFASKIQDNATTTLSLSLDQGEKMVAAVADRTRKVQAHQRQATADVGAHREGSEAIGVSSNIQENLRIVDVPSGSAREHVAAGWPSWFVSVAGEAVKGWLPRRANSFKKLDKIGQGTYSNVYRARDLVTGKIVALKKVRFFNMDPESVRFMAREIHILRKLDHPNVIKLEGIVTSRMSCNLYLVFEYMEHDLAGLAARPGIKFSEPQIKCYMRQLLEGLAHCHSHWILHRDIKGSNLLIDDNGILRIADFGLATFFRHDQKQQLTSRVVTLWYRPPELLLGATEYGAAVDLWSTGCILAELLAGKPIMPGRTEVEQLHKIFKLCGSPSDEYWRKSKLPHATVFKPQHQYRRCVAETFKDFPPSALALLNSLLSIEPANRGTAISALGSEFFLTKPFACDPSILPKYPPSKEYDAKLAAEARRQRAEVAHGRGSECVRLGRRESKGMPVLDDNVEQKWRAQANPKSISEKYDPQDDSVSGFPIEPPGGTSQNGFFQSGVHPNAFGSSRSKKVYHEELRPVPSRTYSSLRVPNDPQLKTQRSYRPQSGFADFADISGSFAARSTATSTYNHLDVAKPSEKHALDRPSSSQKKDGTIGRKDSISGYGTRIKRIHYSGPLMPPGGNIEDMFKEHERQIQEAVRKARLDKVKNKK from the exons ATGGGCTGCATTTGTTCCAAAGATATCGACTTGGAAGAGGGTGCGGCGATACATCGGAGCAAGTCCTTGAGTCGATTAGCTACCCTTACGAAGAAGGATGAGGTAGTGGCTGCCATTATCGATGTCGCGATTAACGGAAGCCATTGCGGTACTTCAAGATTTGCATCTAAGATACAGGACAATGCAACCACCACCCTGTCTCTATCACTGGATCAAGGGGAGAAGATGGTTGCCGCTGTTGCTGACAGGACTAGGAAAGTTCAGGCGCATCAGAGACAGGCTACTGCAGATGTTGGAGCACATAGAGAAGGTTCTGAGGCTATTGGTGTCTCAAGTAATATACAAGAAAACTTAAGAATTGTAGATGTGCCCAGTGGGTCTGCAAGAGAGCATGTTGCAGCAGGCTGGCCTTCTTGGTTCGTGTCTGTGGCAGGGGAAGCAGTAAAGGGGTGGTTGCCAAGGAGAGCAAATTCATTTAAGAAATTAGACAAG ATTGGACAAGGAACTTATAGTAATGTTTACAGAGCCCGTGATCTTGTAACTGGCAAAATTGTTGCACTAAAAAAAGTGCGATTTTTTAATATGGATCCTGAAAGCGTCCGATTTATGGCTAGGGAAATTCATATTTTGCGTAAACTTGATCACCCGAATGTTATAAAGCTTGAAGGTATAGTTACATCACGGATGTCTTGCAACTTGTACCTTGTGTTTGAGTACATGGAGCATGATCTTGCTGGACTTGCAGCAAGGCCTGGTATCAAGTTCAGTGAACCACAG ATTAAGTGTTATATGAGACAACTACTCGAAGGCCTTGCCCACTGCCATAGTCATTGGATTCTGCATCGAGATATCAAGGGTTCAAATCTATTAATTGATGATAATGGGATACTCAGAATAGCAGATTTTGGCCTTGCAACATTCTTCCGTCATGACCAGAAACAGCAGTTAACGAGTCGTGTGGTAACCTTGTGGTATAGGCCTCCTGAGCTTTTGCTTGGTGCCACAGAGTATGGTGCTGCTGTTGATTTGTGGAGCACTGGTTGCATCCTTGCAGAACTACTTGCTGGGAAACCAATTATGCCTGGAAGAACTGAG GTGGAACAGCTGCACAAGATTTTCAAGCTCTGTGGTTCACCATCAGATGAGTACTGGAGGAAGTCCAAGCTGCCACATGCAACCGTTTTCAAACCTCAGCATCAATATAGGCGTTGTGTTGCTGAGACCTTTAAGGATTTTCCACCTTCAGCTTTAGCGCTTTTGAATTCTCTACTTTCTATAGAGCCAGCCAATAGAGGAACTGCCATCTCAGCCCTCGGGAGTGAG TTCTTCTTAACAAAGCCATTTGCCTGTGACCCTTCAATTTTGCCTAAATATCCGCCGAGCAAGGAGTATGATGCTAAGCTTGCAGCTGAGGCAAGGAG GCAAAGAGCAGAAGTTGCCCATGGACGTGGATCTGAATGTGTCAGGTTGGGAAGAAGAGAGTCCAAAGGAATGCCAGTGCTGGATGACAACGTGGAACAGAAG TGGCGTGCACAGGCAAATCCCAAAAGCATCAGTGAAAAGTATGATCCGCAAGATGACAGTGTGTCTGGGTTCCCGATCGAACCTCCTGGAGGAACATCACAAAATGGATTCTTCCAATCGGGTGTACACCCTAATGCATTTGGATCCTCGCGGTCTAAGAAAGTGTATCATGAAGAGCTCCGGCCAGTTCCCAGCCGTACATACAGTTCGTTGAGGGTGCCAAACGACCCTCAGTTGAAGACACAGAGGTCATACAGGCCTCAGTCAGGGTTTGCGGACTTTGCTGACATCTCAGGTTCATTTGCAGCAAGAAGCACTGCAACCTCCACATACAATCATCTTGATGTGGCTAAGCCCTCGGAAAAGCATGCTCTTGATAGGCCTTCCTCGTCCCAAAAGAAAGATGGAACAATTGGAAGAAAGGATTCGATATCA GGTTATGGCACAAGAATTAAACGGATACATTACTCGGGTCCATTGATGCCCCCAGGGGGAAACATTGAAGACATGTTCAAAGAACATGAGAGGCAGATTCAAGAGGCGGTCCGCAAAGCACGCCTCGATAAAGTCAAGAACAAGAAGTAA
- the LOC135641774 gene encoding probable serine/threonine-protein kinase At1g54610 isoform X1, with protein sequence MGCICSKDIDLEEGAAIHRSKSLSRLATLTKKDEVVAAIIDVAINGSHCGTSRFASKIQDNATTTLSLSLDQGEKMVAAVADRTRKVQAHQRQATADVGAHREGSEAIGVSSNIQENLRIVDVPSGSAREHVAAGWPSWFVSVAGEAVKGWLPRRANSFKKLDKIGQGTYSNVYRARDLVTGKIVALKKVRFFNMDPESVRFMAREIHILRKLDHPNVIKLEGIVTSRMSCNLYLVFEYMEHDLAGLAARPGIKFSEPQIKCYMRQLLEGLAHCHSHWILHRDIKGSNLLIDDNGILRIADFGLATFFRHDQKQQLTSRVVTLWYRPPELLLGATEYGAAVDLWSTGCILAELLAGKPIMPGRTEVEQLHKIFKLCGSPSDEYWRKSKLPHATVFKPQHQYRRCVAETFKDFPPSALALLNSLLSIEPANRGTAISALGSEFFLTKPFACDPSILPKYPPSKEYDAKLAAEARRQRAEVAHGRGSECVRLGRRESKGMPVLDDNVEQKKWRAQANPKSISEKYDPQDDSVSGFPIEPPGGTSQNGFFQSGVHPNAFGSSRSKKVYHEELRPVPSRTYSSLRVPNDPQLKTQRSYRPQSGFADFADISGSFAARSTATSTYNHLDVAKPSEKHALDRPSSSQKKDGTIGRKDSISGYGTRIKRIHYSGPLMPPGGNIEDMFKEHERQIQEAVRKARLDKVKNKK encoded by the exons ATGGGCTGCATTTGTTCCAAAGATATCGACTTGGAAGAGGGTGCGGCGATACATCGGAGCAAGTCCTTGAGTCGATTAGCTACCCTTACGAAGAAGGATGAGGTAGTGGCTGCCATTATCGATGTCGCGATTAACGGAAGCCATTGCGGTACTTCAAGATTTGCATCTAAGATACAGGACAATGCAACCACCACCCTGTCTCTATCACTGGATCAAGGGGAGAAGATGGTTGCCGCTGTTGCTGACAGGACTAGGAAAGTTCAGGCGCATCAGAGACAGGCTACTGCAGATGTTGGAGCACATAGAGAAGGTTCTGAGGCTATTGGTGTCTCAAGTAATATACAAGAAAACTTAAGAATTGTAGATGTGCCCAGTGGGTCTGCAAGAGAGCATGTTGCAGCAGGCTGGCCTTCTTGGTTCGTGTCTGTGGCAGGGGAAGCAGTAAAGGGGTGGTTGCCAAGGAGAGCAAATTCATTTAAGAAATTAGACAAG ATTGGACAAGGAACTTATAGTAATGTTTACAGAGCCCGTGATCTTGTAACTGGCAAAATTGTTGCACTAAAAAAAGTGCGATTTTTTAATATGGATCCTGAAAGCGTCCGATTTATGGCTAGGGAAATTCATATTTTGCGTAAACTTGATCACCCGAATGTTATAAAGCTTGAAGGTATAGTTACATCACGGATGTCTTGCAACTTGTACCTTGTGTTTGAGTACATGGAGCATGATCTTGCTGGACTTGCAGCAAGGCCTGGTATCAAGTTCAGTGAACCACAG ATTAAGTGTTATATGAGACAACTACTCGAAGGCCTTGCCCACTGCCATAGTCATTGGATTCTGCATCGAGATATCAAGGGTTCAAATCTATTAATTGATGATAATGGGATACTCAGAATAGCAGATTTTGGCCTTGCAACATTCTTCCGTCATGACCAGAAACAGCAGTTAACGAGTCGTGTGGTAACCTTGTGGTATAGGCCTCCTGAGCTTTTGCTTGGTGCCACAGAGTATGGTGCTGCTGTTGATTTGTGGAGCACTGGTTGCATCCTTGCAGAACTACTTGCTGGGAAACCAATTATGCCTGGAAGAACTGAG GTGGAACAGCTGCACAAGATTTTCAAGCTCTGTGGTTCACCATCAGATGAGTACTGGAGGAAGTCCAAGCTGCCACATGCAACCGTTTTCAAACCTCAGCATCAATATAGGCGTTGTGTTGCTGAGACCTTTAAGGATTTTCCACCTTCAGCTTTAGCGCTTTTGAATTCTCTACTTTCTATAGAGCCAGCCAATAGAGGAACTGCCATCTCAGCCCTCGGGAGTGAG TTCTTCTTAACAAAGCCATTTGCCTGTGACCCTTCAATTTTGCCTAAATATCCGCCGAGCAAGGAGTATGATGCTAAGCTTGCAGCTGAGGCAAGGAG GCAAAGAGCAGAAGTTGCCCATGGACGTGGATCTGAATGTGTCAGGTTGGGAAGAAGAGAGTCCAAAGGAATGCCAGTGCTGGATGACAACGTGGAACAGAAG AAGTGGCGTGCACAGGCAAATCCCAAAAGCATCAGTGAAAAGTATGATCCGCAAGATGACAGTGTGTCTGGGTTCCCGATCGAACCTCCTGGAGGAACATCACAAAATGGATTCTTCCAATCGGGTGTACACCCTAATGCATTTGGATCCTCGCGGTCTAAGAAAGTGTATCATGAAGAGCTCCGGCCAGTTCCCAGCCGTACATACAGTTCGTTGAGGGTGCCAAACGACCCTCAGTTGAAGACACAGAGGTCATACAGGCCTCAGTCAGGGTTTGCGGACTTTGCTGACATCTCAGGTTCATTTGCAGCAAGAAGCACTGCAACCTCCACATACAATCATCTTGATGTGGCTAAGCCCTCGGAAAAGCATGCTCTTGATAGGCCTTCCTCGTCCCAAAAGAAAGATGGAACAATTGGAAGAAAGGATTCGATATCA GGTTATGGCACAAGAATTAAACGGATACATTACTCGGGTCCATTGATGCCCCCAGGGGGAAACATTGAAGACATGTTCAAAGAACATGAGAGGCAGATTCAAGAGGCGGTCCGCAAAGCACGCCTCGATAAAGTCAAGAACAAGAAGTAA